One genomic region from Streptomyces sp. Li-HN-5-11 encodes:
- a CDS encoding SGNH/GDSL hydrolase family protein — MPAAPTKPHLPPAAKHRAVSAAVLSLTMALAAALYVAAAPGDGGRAGGHAPRGTAVPASTGAWVAAWATAPSGAEPGTRARGMAGRSVRNVVRASVAGGAARITLSNFYGRSPLTVTHASIAVAAVGNTAVAAAGTMRRITFSGAPAVVVPPGGRVTSDAVRIPVPQGGDVLVTTYSPGPSGPVTYHRHAQQISYVARGDRTGDVTGRPYTERTGHWRYLTALDVLSGEADGTVVALGDSITDGISSATGANHRWTDLLSDRLRDAARAGRNVPRYSVVNEGISGDRLLTDGPGRPADSPGGLSRFGRDVLERTGVRVVVIDLGINDILHASRPASPARITAGLRSLVRRAHADGVKVVGATLMPFRGHRGWTAAREAVRERINTEIRAGRVYDAYADFDAALRDPRDPHRLRRDYDSGDHLHPSDLGYRRMASVFPLGDLAEAGRGDAVSAEMPPPPRRGAWR; from the coding sequence ATGCCAGCCGCCCCCACCAAGCCTCACCTCCCGCCGGCCGCGAAGCACCGCGCGGTGTCGGCCGCCGTCCTTTCCCTGACCATGGCGCTGGCCGCCGCGCTGTACGTCGCCGCCGCACCCGGCGACGGCGGGCGCGCGGGCGGCCACGCCCCGCGCGGGACGGCCGTCCCCGCCTCCACCGGCGCCTGGGTCGCCGCCTGGGCCACCGCCCCGTCGGGCGCGGAGCCCGGCACGCGGGCCCGCGGCATGGCGGGCCGCTCGGTGCGCAACGTGGTGCGCGCGAGCGTCGCGGGCGGCGCCGCCCGCATCACACTGTCCAACTTCTACGGCCGCTCACCCCTGACCGTCACGCACGCCTCGATCGCGGTCGCCGCCGTCGGCAACACCGCGGTCGCCGCCGCGGGCACGATGCGGCGGATCACCTTCTCCGGCGCCCCCGCCGTCGTCGTCCCGCCCGGCGGGCGGGTGACGAGCGACGCGGTCCGCATCCCGGTACCGCAGGGCGGCGACGTCCTGGTCACCACCTACTCCCCCGGCCCGTCGGGCCCGGTCACCTACCACCGGCACGCGCAGCAGATCTCCTACGTCGCCCGCGGTGACCGCACCGGGGACGTGACCGGGCGGCCGTACACCGAACGGACCGGCCACTGGCGCTACCTGACCGCGCTGGACGTGCTCAGCGGCGAGGCCGACGGGACCGTCGTCGCCCTCGGCGACTCGATCACCGACGGCATCAGCTCCGCGACCGGGGCCAACCACCGCTGGACCGACCTCCTCTCCGACCGGCTGCGGGACGCGGCCCGGGCGGGGCGGAACGTCCCGCGCTACAGCGTCGTCAACGAGGGCATCAGCGGCGACCGGCTCCTGACGGACGGGCCCGGGCGCCCGGCGGACAGCCCGGGCGGGCTGAGCCGCTTCGGCCGGGACGTGCTGGAGCGGACCGGCGTCAGGGTCGTCGTGATCGACCTCGGCATCAACGACATCCTGCACGCGAGCCGCCCGGCCTCCCCGGCGCGGATCACCGCCGGGCTGCGGTCGCTGGTACGGCGGGCGCACGCGGACGGCGTGAAGGTCGTCGGGGCCACGCTGATGCCGTTTCGAGGGCACCGGGGGTGGACGGCGGCCCGGGAGGCAGTCAGGGAGCGCATCAACACGGAGATCCGCGCGGGCCGCGTGTACGACGCGTACGCCGACTTCGACGCGGCCCTGCGGGACCCGCGCGACCCGCACCGGCTGCGCCGCGACTACGACTCGGGAGACCACCTCCACCCGAGCGACCTCGGCTACCGGCGCATGGCGTCGGTGTTCCCTCTCGGGGACCTCGCGGAAGCGGGGCGCGGTGACGCGGTGAGCGCTGAGATGCCGCCGCCTCCCCGTCGTGGCGCATGGCGCTGA
- a CDS encoding DUF1707 domain-containing protein — translation MTEDRPELRASDADRERVAEHLRDALAEGRLDMEEFEERLEATYKARTYGELAPLTRDLPVAGVTAPAVSLHKDPAAEGSWAGRVVGGDGTSPWAVAVMSGFQRKGRWTVPKRFNCFAFWGGGEIDLREADFADREVEINCVAIMGGMQVIVPPGVEVVVRGIGVMGGFDHSEEGAPAEPGAPRVIVTGFAFWGGVGVERKLTKAEQLRQKEERRQERLDRREERRQLHAARREQRWEARDRRRHGQH, via the coding sequence ATGACGGAGGACCGCCCGGAGCTTCGCGCTTCCGACGCCGATCGTGAACGAGTCGCCGAGCACCTGCGGGACGCCCTCGCGGAGGGCCGTCTCGACATGGAGGAGTTCGAGGAGCGGCTGGAGGCGACGTACAAGGCCCGCACCTACGGAGAACTGGCGCCCCTCACCCGGGACTTGCCGGTGGCCGGGGTCACCGCGCCCGCGGTGTCGCTGCACAAGGATCCTGCGGCGGAAGGGAGTTGGGCGGGCCGCGTGGTCGGCGGCGACGGGACGTCGCCGTGGGCCGTCGCCGTCATGTCCGGCTTCCAGCGCAAGGGGCGCTGGACCGTGCCGAAGCGGTTCAACTGCTTCGCCTTCTGGGGCGGCGGGGAGATCGATCTGCGCGAGGCGGACTTCGCCGACCGCGAGGTCGAGATCAACTGCGTCGCGATCATGGGCGGCATGCAGGTCATCGTGCCGCCCGGCGTCGAGGTGGTCGTCCGCGGCATCGGCGTCATGGGCGGCTTCGACCACAGCGAGGAGGGCGCACCGGCGGAGCCGGGCGCCCCACGCGTGATCGTCACCGGCTTCGCCTTCTGGGGCGGCGTCGGAGTCGAACGCAAGCTCACCAAGGCGGAACAGCTCCGGCAGAAGGAAGAACGCCGCCAGGAACGCCTCGACCGCAGAGAAGAGCGCCGCCAACTCCACGCCGCCCGCCGCGAGCAACGCTGGGAGGCGAGGGACCGCCGCCGGCACGGACAGCACTAG
- a CDS encoding ATP-binding cassette domain-containing protein, producing MVDEGLANGGLADRRLADGGFIELDRVEKVFDVRKRTGFLRSERRQVRAVDALSFTVARGEMVGYIGPNGAGKSTTIKMLTGILTPSGGRLRVAGIDPSRDRRRLAQRIGVVFGQRTTLWWDLPLIDSYRLMHRMYRIPDARYRDNLDRCVELLELSDLLDVPVRQLSLGQRMRGDIAAALLHDPEVLYLDEPTIGLDVISKAKVREFLRDLNAEHGTTVLLTTHDLQDIEQLCSRVMVIDHGRLMYDGPLAGLHEAGESERTLVVDLEREVPPIEVPFARVVRVEGPRQWLAFPAAESAAPLVARIAAEYPLVDLSVREPDIEAVIAKMYAEKAVS from the coding sequence ATGGTGGACGAAGGCTTGGCCAACGGCGGCTTGGCGGACAGGCGCTTGGCGGACGGCGGTTTCATCGAACTCGACCGGGTGGAGAAGGTCTTCGACGTACGCAAGAGGACCGGGTTCCTCAGGAGCGAGCGGCGGCAGGTGCGGGCGGTCGACGCCCTCTCCTTCACCGTGGCGCGCGGCGAGATGGTCGGTTACATCGGCCCGAACGGCGCCGGCAAGTCGACGACGATCAAGATGCTGACCGGCATCCTCACCCCGAGCGGCGGCCGGCTGCGGGTCGCCGGCATCGACCCCTCCCGCGACCGCAGGCGGCTCGCGCAGCGCATCGGGGTGGTGTTCGGGCAGCGCACGACGCTGTGGTGGGACCTGCCGCTCATCGACTCCTACCGGCTGATGCACCGCATGTACCGCATCCCCGACGCCCGTTACCGCGACAATCTCGACCGCTGCGTCGAACTCCTCGAACTGTCCGACCTGTTGGACGTACCCGTACGGCAGTTGTCCCTCGGCCAGCGCATGCGCGGCGACATCGCGGCGGCCCTGCTGCACGATCCGGAGGTGCTCTACCTCGACGAGCCGACCATCGGCCTGGACGTGATCAGCAAGGCCAAGGTGCGCGAGTTCCTGCGCGACCTGAACGCCGAGCACGGCACGACGGTGCTGCTCACCACGCACGATCTGCAGGACATCGAGCAGTTGTGCTCGCGCGTGATGGTCATCGACCACGGCCGTCTGATGTACGACGGCCCGCTCGCCGGACTGCACGAGGCGGGGGAGAGCGAACGGACGCTGGTGGTGGACCTGGAGCGGGAGGTGCCGCCGATCGAGGTGCCGTTCGCGCGGGTGGTGCGCGTCGAGGGACCGCGGCAGTGGCTTGCCTTCCCCGCGGCCGAGTCGGCGGCACCGCTGGTGGCGCGGATCGCGGCCGAGTACCCGCTGGTGGACCTGTCGGTGCGCGAGCCGGACATCGAGGCGGTCATCGCGAAGATGTACGCGGAGAAAGCGGTCTCGTAG
- a CDS encoding ABC transporter permease, whose protein sequence is MAETTGPAQVGGRLADGLRAYRLLAGMWIRSTMAYRASFAMTTIGNFAASALDFVAILLMFSRVHALGGYRLPEIAFLYALTSVSFGLADLAIGSMDRLGRRVRDGTLDTLLVRPAPVLAQVAADRFALRRLGRVTQGALVLTYALFGLDVDWTPLKLLLMPVMMLSGCGIFCAVFVAGGAFQFAAQDASEVQNAFTYGGTTLLQYPPTVFAKELVRGVTFVLPLAFVNWLPATYVLGRPYPLGLPRWTAFASPLVAVGCCALAGLAWRAGLRSYRSTGS, encoded by the coding sequence GTGGCTGAGACCACAGGGCCGGCGCAGGTCGGCGGCCGGCTCGCGGACGGGTTGCGCGCGTACCGGCTCCTCGCCGGGATGTGGATCCGCTCCACGATGGCCTACCGGGCCTCCTTCGCCATGACCACGATCGGGAACTTCGCGGCGAGTGCGCTGGACTTCGTGGCGATCCTGCTGATGTTCTCCCGCGTGCACGCGCTCGGCGGCTACCGGCTGCCCGAGATCGCCTTCCTCTACGCGCTGACCAGCGTGTCCTTCGGGCTGGCGGACCTGGCGATCGGTTCGATGGACCGGCTGGGGCGGCGGGTGCGCGACGGCACGCTGGACACGCTGCTGGTCCGCCCGGCGCCGGTGCTCGCACAGGTCGCCGCGGACCGGTTCGCGCTGCGCCGGCTGGGCCGGGTCACGCAGGGCGCGCTGGTCCTGACCTACGCCCTGTTCGGGCTCGACGTGGACTGGACTCCGCTGAAGCTGCTGCTGATGCCGGTGATGATGCTGAGCGGCTGCGGGATCTTCTGCGCCGTGTTCGTGGCGGGCGGGGCCTTCCAGTTCGCGGCGCAGGACGCCTCCGAGGTGCAGAACGCCTTCACCTACGGCGGCACGACGCTGCTGCAGTACCCGCCGACGGTGTTCGCGAAGGAACTGGTGCGCGGGGTGACCTTCGTGCTGCCGCTGGCCTTCGTCAACTGGCTGCCCGCCACCTATGTGCTCGGGCGTCCGTACCCGCTCGGCCTGCCGCGGTGGACGGCGTTCGCGTCGCCGCTGGTCGCCGTGGGGTGCTGCGCCCTGGCGGGGCTGGCCTGGCGGGCGGGGCTGCGGTCGTATCGGAGCACGGGAAGCTGA